One part of the Andrena cerasifolii isolate SP2316 chromosome 4, iyAndCera1_principal, whole genome shotgun sequence genome encodes these proteins:
- the LOC143368104 gene encoding uncharacterized protein LOC143368104 isoform X3 — protein MYDCFNMAYQDNANAIHLNIKVNSENLLPIPQKYNAGSLRIPADPSWPKIPQRKLVDDVDDTIVPPCIVTLTGTPRRSRTVVQAPLNQSPKSTLTKDSAHSSFHQQRVASSMHTLKKLPGYVDPRFKKVTSVKRNQVTSMESLEEKAVQPDVAGCTELWSNGKLGKPIPKRDTNAQQVKLEEERLRITRRNEEVNAKSDLSPQIPRNSDLYGNTNKCIRESKENKNFNINEEVNSEQKHCINNSESKNVGNVSEDNGRNEITEKDKCMKNTSCYEYMQKLGVNDANTQVDISSTPVQDNNGQLFFVLDKKFQPHPLNAIHLDTITIPQEYVNQCYNVKVPVLTYKNIPMQIPPSAEANNAAQQCPNPCLTKNEAGQCAHPPNTELLNQFTQITSNKMQNMLKPLNNGNAYLKERIFSTFIFTCSSYYIILDTGKQIAGNRNICDSGKNIVKLQNSGPAESKDQCSKPHDNVPVTSASRTNASVPNRLECTKVQRQQESSDSEYYIPTVIKKSVHSNAFQRLNAKKAMYNTSGDETTDSEFITQKSVQKKELIGVNKLTLKANRIKTNMHGDVNSVHEPANFVSKERNEYLESVPPANVVTSDQDQPYQERKGAVYETQTRNKSEQNLPSARSECVKKLCRNSEPHITFKQKKATTKFSRKARSYFQKNPHPALADSDYTLVWPNCQSNRHKCSQMNIHKFNNYRTRKIGRRSNAKLPLHDRNATARIDNGVNFVEQKYLQDDQDMDSCQEMIKVLSKSCLQMERCKCDMSPGTNTDDTIERPKGISPKTQELLNKSYWEYYNKLRHKIQNTGSMERQYLHQLAMDTPEAKKRKTDELYDKELQAQSKLNPELQTLQQCSALSSMINKALDSNLQSDIAQTKQLCRNGSTNASPDPDAPNVNAKKVAANLTDTEPMFDKSRYNRNTDNDKKFLELKSIIFFGGMLYILIILLPMLYDYFYHEEYDHYEDLSYLELIMEYVLSSFKEAFGGALNGVKQIFFYPHACKKCNVA, from the exons atgTACGATTGCTTCAATATGGCATACCAAGATAACGCAAATGCTATTCACTTGAACATAAAAG tAAACAGTGAGAACTTATTACCAATTCCACAAAAGTATAATGCAGGATCATTGCG caTACCGGCTGATCCTTCTTGGCCAAAAATACCACAACGCAAATTGGTTGATGATGTGGACGATACTATTGTACCTCCGTGCATAGTCACTTTAACCGGAACACCCAGAAGgagtcgcacagtggttcaagCCCCGTTGAACCA GTCTCCTAAATCTACGTTAACCAAGGACAGTGCACATTCTTCGTTTCATCAACAAAGAGTTGCCTCGAGTATGCACACCTTGAAGAAACTTCCTGGTTACGTCGATCCCCGTTTCAAAAA AGTTACGAGTGTTAAGAGAAATCAAGTGACGTCAATGGAATCGTTAGAGGAAAAGGCAGTGCAACCGGACGTTGCTGGCTGCACAGAACTTTGGAGTAATGGAAAACTGGGGAAGCCGATTCCTAAGAGAGATACTAATGC GCAACAGGTGAAACTGGAAGAAGAGAGGCTTCGCATCACAAGAAGAAACGAAGAGGTCAATGCGAAATCG GATTTATCGCCGCAAATTCCTCGCAACTCCGACTTGTACGGCAACACGAATAAATGTATTCGGGAGTCtaaagaaaataagaattttaatatCAATGAAGAAGTAAATTCAGAGCAGAAACattgtataaataattcggAATCGAAAAATGTGGGTAACGTTTCGGAGGATAATGGCAGAAATGAAATTACAGAGAAAGATAAATGTATGAAGAACACAAGTTGCTATGAATACATGCAAAAGTTAGGGGTGAATGACGCGAATACACAGGTGGACATAAGTTCTACACCAGTGCAA GACAACAATGGGCAGTTGTTTTTCGTGTTAGACAAGAAATTTCAGCCGCATCCTTTGAATGCGATACATCTCGATACAATCACTATACCTCAAGAATATGTAAATCAATGCTACAATGTAAAAGTTCCAGTTCTTACTTATAAAAACATTCCAATGCAAATACCACCCAGTGCAGAGGCAAATAATGCAGCGCAACAGTGTCCAAATCCATGTTTAACAAAAAATGAAGCAGGACAATGCGCGCATCCTCCTAACACTGAGTTATTGAATCAATTCACACAAATTACTTCGAACAAAATGCAAAACATGCTTAAACCTCTGAATAATGGTAATGCTTATTTAAAAGAACGTATTTTCAGTACTTTCATTTTCACCTGTTCTTCATATTACATTATTCTAGACACTGGAAAGCAAATAGCTGGTAATAGAAATATCTGTGATAGTGGGAAGAATATAGTAAAGCTACAAAATTCTGGACCTGCTGAAAGCAAGGACCAGTGTTCGAAGCCACACGATAATGTTCCTGTTACGAGCGCATCCAGAACAAACGCAAGTGTACCCAACAGATTAGAGTGCACAAAAGTTCAGAGGCAACAAGAATCTAGCGATTCCGAGTACTATATTCCCACTGTGATTAAAAAGAGCGTACATAGTAATGCGTTTCAACGTTTGAACGCGAAGAAAGCTATGTACAATACAAGCGGGGATGAAACAACGGATTCTGAATTTATTACTCAGAAAAGTGTTCAGAAGAAAGAACTTATCGGTGTAAATAAACTCACACTAAAAGCTAATAGGATTAAAACTAACATGCACGGCGATGTGAATTCAGTTCACGAGCCGGCAAATTTTGTATCCAAAGAGAGAAACGAATATCTTGAGTCAGTACCACCAGCTAATGTAGTTACCAGTGATCAGGATCAACCATATCAGGAGCGCAAAGGGGCTGTCTATGAAACACAAACCAGAAATAAATCCGAACAAAATTTACCTTCCGCGAGAAGTGAATGCGTTAAGAAGCTCTGTCGGAATTCCGAACCACATATCACATTTAAACAAAAGAAAGCGACAACAAAATTTTCCAGGAAAGCGAGAtcctattttcagaaaaatcctCACCCTGCATTGGCGGATTCCGACTATACTTTGGTATGGCCCAATTGTCAGTCTAACAGGCACAAGTGCAGTCAAATGAACATccacaaatttaataattacagaacaagaAAGATTGGTCGCCGTTCTAACGCCAAATTACCCCTGCACGACAGGAATGCAACAGCACGGATTGATAACGGTGTGAATTTTGTCGAACAGAAGTATTTGCAAGATGATCAGGACATGGACTCCTGCCAGGAAATGATAAAGGTTCTGTCGAAGTCGTGCCTACAAATGGAACGTTGTAAATGTGATATGTCTCCGGGGACAAACACGGATGATACAATCGAAAGGCCGAAAGGTATCTCCCCCAAGACGCAAGAGCTGTTGAATAAAAGCTACTGGGAGTATTACAACAAATTAAGGCACAAGATACAGAATACTGGCAGCATGGAGCGGCAGTATCTGCACCAACTGGCAATGGATACGCCAGAGGCTAAGAAACGAAAGACAGACGAGCTGTACGATAAAGAGTTACAGGCTCAATCGAAACTGAATCCTGAACTGCAAACATTGCAACAGTGCTCGGCTCTTTCTAGCATGATCAACAAGGCATT GGACTCAAATCTTCAGTCAGATATCGCGCAAACAAAACAGTTATGTCGGAACGGAAGTACGAATGCATCGCCGGATCCCGATGCCCCAAATGTGAATGCAAAAAAGGTGGCTGCGAATTTGACTGATACTGAGCCTATGTTTGACAAATCGAGATATAACAGGAATACAGATAATGATAAGAAATTTTTGGAACTGAAATCTATCA TATTTTTCGGTGGTAtgctgtatattttaataatacttCTACCGATGTTGTACGACTACTTTTATCACGAAGAGTACGACCATTACGAAGATTTGAGCTATTTGGAACTGATAATGGAATACGTTTTATCATCGTTCAAGGAAGCATTTGGCGGAGCCTTGAACGgcgtgaaacaaatttttttctacccA CATGCGTGTAAGAAATGCAATGTTGCATAA